From the genome of Nasonia vitripennis strain AsymCx chromosome 1, Nvit_psr_1.1, whole genome shotgun sequence, one region includes:
- the LOC100123874 gene encoding dnaJ homolog subfamily C member 8 produces the protein MAATNSSLPTGLPEKKEDEFNEFYTEVKEIEKRDSVLTPKQQIDRLLRPGSSYFNLNPFEVLHIDPTTDVDEIKKKYRRMSILVHPDKNQDDSERAQQAFEIVNKAWKTLECEETRAKCMDVIEEAKARTDHNIAEKKKKIKKEGKLSSDAVLEEETEDGYRHAVWVMTMKLFADMERRRRELASRDAEQRKRKREEEISAEAQAAMEREWQKNFEESRQSRVDSWKAFTSGSGGPSKKKKEKKIKSFKPPKTKAESR, from the exons ATGGCAGCGACCAATTCGAGTTTACCTACCGGATTACCAGAAAAGAAAGAGGACGAATTCAACGAGTTTTACACGGAA GTAAAGGAGATCGAGAAAAGGGATTCGGTTCTCACGCCCAAGCAACAAATAGACAGGCTTCTGAGACCTGGTTCGTCCTACTTCAACCTGAATCCCTTCGAAGTTCTTCACATCGATCCCACAACGGACGTAGATGAAATAAAGAAGAAGTATCGTCGT atgTCAATATTAGTCCATCCAGACAAGAATCAAGATGATTCGGAAAGAGCCCAGCAAGCTTTTGAAA TTGTCAACAAAGCATGGAAAACTTTGGAATGTGAGGAAACTAGAGCAAAATGCATGGATGTCATTGAAGAGGCAAAAGCAAGAACAGATCACAAT attgcagagaaaaagaaaaaaattaaaaaagaaggaaaattaTCTAGCGATGCCGTTTTAGAAGAAGAAACGGAAGATGGATATCGGCATGCGGTCTGGGTAATGACGATGAAATTATTCGCCGACATGGAACGAAGACG ACGAGAGTTGGCATCGCGAGACGCAGAGCAGCGCAAACGAAAGCGGGAAGAAGAAATATCAGCCGAAGCACAAGCTGCGATGGAGCGTGAATGGCAAAAGAACTTTGAAGAATCCAGGCAATCGAGAGTCGACAGTTGGAAAGCTTTCACGTCCGGTTCTGGAGGTCcgtcaaagaaaaagaaagaaaagaagataAAGTCATTCAAACCTCCGAAAACGAAGGCGGAATCTCGATAA
- the LOC116738499 gene encoding cyclin-dependent kinase 2-associated protein 1-like, whose protein sequence is MLDMEESYRNMETQRKIAEPLLTIPKPKTQFLQQQPQLQTKISNGTGKSKYTELLQVIGEVGQHIRPSYAGHRGSAEKIRQGIIKARALVRECLIETERSSRQ, encoded by the coding sequence ATGCTGGATATGGAAGAAAGCTACAGAAATATGGAAACTCAAAGAAAGATCGCTGAGCCTCTCTTGACGATACCCAAACCAAAGACTCAGTTtctacagcagcagccacagcTGCAGACAAAGATTTCCAATGGTACTGGAAAGTCAAAGTATACGGAGCTGCTGCAGGTTATAGGAGAGGTGGGCCAACACATTCGTCCAAGCTATGCAGGTCATCGAGGTTCTGCGGAGAAAATTAGACAAGGCATCATAAAGGCTCGTGCTCTAGTCAGAGAATGCTTGATAGAGACTGAAAGAAGCTCTCGCCAGTGA
- the LOC100678092 gene encoding diphthine methyltransferase — translation MFRTLDVFDTEYSADSVEWCPAEDFQNIFACGTYQLTEKDEKDNPGPEDDKKKRIGRIYLFQVTKIDEEPKLSKLQQIEVAAVLDMKWAHVRCLGDRILLGVVNAAGFLQIYELTKSSTEAPSLSLVSEVSIGEDDGEDRLALSLDWSTGRRFDLEDQDVEITVSDSGGSISVLKLGDGGKSLERVHFWKAHEFEAWITAFDYWDTNVVYSGGDDCKFLRFDTRTGPKPTMTCRVHEAGVTSLHSNWEREYSLVSGSYDEIVRTWDTRQLRRPLGELSLGGGVWRLKWDPREARLLLAAGMYNGFFVVDCDIEQSPKLVAEYKEHKSIAYGCDWSFAKRDDKELLLATCSFYDHALKLSSVELSDDA, via the exons ATGTTCCGAACACTCGACGTATTCGACACCGAGTACTCGGCCGACTCGGTCGAATGGTGTCCAGCCGAAGACTTCCAGAACATATTCGCTTGCGGTACTTACCAGCTAACAGAAAAGGACGAGAAGGACAACCCCGGCCCCGAGGACGATAAGAAAAAGCGAATAGGCAGGATCTACCTGTTCCAAGTTACCAAAATCGACGAAGAGCCAAAACTGAGTAAACTTCAACAAATAGAGGTGGCAGCTGTTCTCGACATGAAATGGGCCCACGTCAGGTGTCTCGGCGACAGGATACTTCTGGGAGTCGTCAACGCGGCGGGTTTCCTACAGATCTACGAGCTGACCAAATCCTCGACCGAAGCTCCGAGTCTCAGTCTCGTCTCTGAAGTTTCGATAGGTGAGGACGACGGCGAAGATCGCCTCGCGCTGTCCCTGGATTGGTCTACTGGTCGAAGGTTTGATTTGGAAGATCAAGATGTGGAGATAACGGTCAGCGATTCTGGAGGATCGATTTCGGTGCTCAAACTGGGCGACGGTGGAAAGAGCCTCGAGAGGGTTCACTTCTGGAAAGCTCACGAGTTCGAGGCCTGGATCACGGCCTTTGATTATTGGGACACCAATGTCGTTTACAGCG GTGGCGACGACTGCAAATTTCTTCGTTTCGACACCCGTACCGGCCCTAAACCGACGATGACCTGTCGAGTCCACGAGGCTGGCGTGACGAGCCTCCACAGCAATTGGGAGCGAGAGTACTCCCTTGTTTCCGGCAG TTACGACGAGATCGTCCGAACCTGGGACACGAGACAATTGCGTCGACCACTGGGCGAGCTGTCCCTGGGCGGAGGCGTCTGGAGGCTGAAATGGGACCCCCGCGAGGCCCGACTCTTACTAGCCGCTGGAATGTACAACGGCTTCTTCGTAGTAGACTGTGATATAGAACAGAGCCCCAAACTCGTGGCCGAGTACAAGGAGCACAAGAGCATCGCCTACGGCTGCGACTGGTCGTTCGCGAAAAGGGACGACAAAGAACTTTTGCTCGCGACCTGCTCGTTTTACGATCACGCTTTGAAATTGTCGTCCGTCGAGCTGTCCGATGATGCTtag